In Gordonia phthalatica, one genomic interval encodes:
- a CDS encoding HNH endonuclease signature motif containing protein, with translation MSWSVVALLRPCTSCGEPHDGAGRCSDCRREADTARTRTRDSSRAHQGTARWTRLSARLRRSSPFCERCGSTRSLEVDHVLPVVEFPELVYCLENLRVLCRRCNRSRGHRWTREEAVVVLERLESAYRRRPTLTLREAVNVALRAAEGGEGPHAGPGQPPPVSRETRYTPPWGIATRQNVDASHIVGRTDQEVRA, from the coding sequence ATGAGCTGGAGCGTGGTGGCCTTGCTTAGGCCATGCACGTCGTGCGGTGAGCCTCACGACGGCGCTGGCCGGTGCTCGGACTGCCGTCGTGAGGCCGACACGGCACGAACAAGGACCAGAGACTCCTCACGTGCTCATCAAGGGACCGCCCGGTGGACCCGGCTCTCGGCTCGGCTCCGCCGGTCCTCACCGTTCTGTGAGCGGTGTGGCTCCACCCGGAGCCTGGAGGTGGACCACGTCCTCCCCGTCGTGGAGTTCCCCGAGCTGGTCTACTGCCTGGAGAACCTCCGGGTCCTCTGCCGCCGGTGCAACCGCTCCCGTGGTCATCGGTGGACCCGTGAGGAGGCCGTGGTGGTCCTGGAGCGCCTGGAGAGCGCCTATCGACGCCGACCCACCCTGACCCTCCGGGAGGCCGTGAACGTCGCTCTCCGGGCCGCTGAGGGTGGGGAGGGACCCCATGCCGGACCCGGCCAGCCTCCGCCGGTTAGCCGCGAAACGCGTTACACACCCCCATGGGGTATAGCGACCAGGCAAAACGTAGACGCGTCTCATATAGTGGGACGCACAGACCAGGAGGTGAGAGCGTGA
- a CDS encoding terminase large subunit domain-containing protein yields the protein MKAGPKAAVDPTPLPFRPRKTGAARLAAFCQKFIKTPKGTGALKPMKLRPWQIDLVGSVLDAEVQPRTAGWMLPRGQGKSTLMAAWGVYELFTGPEGANICVVAVDERQAGIVFGIARRMVELDPELASRCQVFKERLVIPGRNAEFSCLPAEPKRLEGLDYTLAILDEGGVVTRDTYEVLTLAQGKRERSSLVVIGTPGPNPHDNVLADLRTYAAEHPDDSTMVWREFSADEFIDHPVDCRHCWALANPALGDYLHEDAIVALLPPKTREATFRRARLCQFATEEDGAFLPRGLWDGLSTGVGVPDGVDVVLALDGSFSDDTTAILVGTVSQEPHFDVVATWERPTGDESYRVPVAEVEQMIRDSCKRWKVTEIIADPFRWTRTLQALEAESLPVVEFPHSPSRLTAATGDLYSAATNSRMTHSGDPRLAAHIAAAVIQEDGRGMRLAKASRKRNARKIDLAACLVMAHSRATWRATRKPKRRRVRSFAA from the coding sequence GTGAAGGCTGGACCCAAGGCCGCGGTGGACCCGACGCCGCTCCCGTTCCGACCGCGCAAGACCGGCGCGGCTCGGCTGGCCGCGTTCTGCCAGAAGTTCATCAAGACGCCGAAGGGCACCGGCGCGCTCAAGCCGATGAAGCTCCGGCCGTGGCAGATCGACCTAGTCGGCTCGGTCCTGGACGCCGAGGTCCAGCCCCGGACCGCTGGGTGGATGTTGCCGCGTGGACAGGGCAAGAGCACGCTCATGGCGGCCTGGGGAGTCTACGAACTGTTCACCGGCCCCGAGGGTGCCAACATCTGCGTGGTCGCCGTGGACGAGCGCCAGGCCGGGATCGTGTTCGGCATCGCGCGCCGCATGGTGGAGTTGGACCCCGAGCTGGCCAGCCGGTGCCAGGTGTTCAAGGAGCGCCTGGTCATTCCCGGCCGTAACGCCGAGTTCTCTTGTCTCCCAGCAGAACCCAAGCGCCTGGAGGGCCTGGACTACACCCTGGCCATCCTGGATGAGGGTGGCGTGGTCACCCGCGACACTTATGAGGTCCTCACCCTCGCCCAGGGCAAGCGGGAGCGGTCCTCCCTGGTGGTCATCGGCACGCCGGGACCCAACCCTCACGACAACGTCCTGGCCGATCTACGGACCTACGCCGCCGAGCACCCCGACGACAGCACGATGGTCTGGCGGGAGTTCTCCGCCGATGAGTTCATTGACCACCCTGTGGACTGCCGTCACTGCTGGGCCTTGGCCAACCCCGCGCTCGGGGACTACCTCCATGAGGACGCCATCGTGGCGCTCCTGCCTCCGAAGACCCGTGAGGCGACGTTCCGGCGCGCTCGGCTCTGCCAGTTCGCCACCGAGGAGGACGGCGCGTTCCTGCCTCGGGGACTCTGGGATGGCCTCTCCACCGGCGTCGGGGTCCCCGATGGCGTGGACGTGGTCCTGGCGCTGGACGGATCGTTCTCCGACGACACCACCGCGATCTTGGTCGGCACCGTGAGCCAAGAACCTCACTTCGATGTCGTGGCGACCTGGGAGCGACCGACCGGCGACGAGAGTTACCGCGTGCCGGTGGCCGAGGTGGAGCAGATGATCCGGGACTCCTGCAAGCGCTGGAAGGTCACCGAGATCATCGCGGACCCGTTCCGCTGGACTCGGACCCTCCAGGCCTTGGAAGCCGAGAGCCTCCCGGTGGTGGAGTTCCCTCACTCCCCGTCACGCCTCACCGCGGCCACCGGGGACCTCTACAGCGCGGCCACCAACTCCCGGATGACCCACTCGGGAGATCCACGCCTGGCGGCCCACATCGCCGCCGCGGTCATCCAGGAGGACGGCCGAGGGATGAGGTTGGCCAAGGCCTCCCGCAAGCGCAACGCCCGCAAGATCGACCTGGCCGCGTGCCTGGTCATGGCCCACTCCCGAGCGACGTGGCGGGCCACCCGTAAACCCAAGCGTCGCCGTGTCAGATCGTTTGCAGCATAA
- a CDS encoding phage portal protein has protein sequence MNEPTNIELDQALNVRAPALHRLGQYYAGEQPLAYLSPEARKSIGQRFDRIAVNLPRLAVSAIAERLRVTGFTDAQGKRDATLWDAWVRSDLDQTSPSAHREALALGEAAVIVWARPDGKASVSIESGRQVAVFRDAGTREVLAAVKRWTELRPDGTEGATRWVVYRPDRIEHLIGDGAQITAATVVQTVDNPIMAVPVVPLTNADRPLDMFGVSEFSDLVPVVDGINKLTADMMTASEYGARPRRWATGLELAEEPRLDDNGDPVLDEDGEPIVDVVNPVSETDRMMVNEAAEGKFGQLPGADLTGYDVAMRSLLQQASAVSGLPGHYLGLNSTVPASADAIRAAEAALTARAEARQAVFGRAWEQVGRLILAVENGGEVTDYSPRVQWADPATRSAAQEADAVVKLYQAGVLTLEEARTRLGIDNPDQGPTQAPAAGPTPATESANVTEEAAA, from the coding sequence GTGAACGAACCCACCAACATCGAACTGGACCAGGCCCTCAACGTCCGAGCGCCCGCGCTCCATCGCCTCGGCCAGTACTACGCCGGGGAGCAACCTCTGGCGTACCTGTCCCCGGAGGCCCGTAAGTCCATCGGCCAGCGGTTCGACCGGATCGCGGTCAACCTCCCGCGGCTGGCCGTCTCGGCCATCGCGGAGCGCCTCCGGGTCACCGGATTCACCGACGCCCAGGGCAAGCGGGACGCCACCCTCTGGGACGCCTGGGTCCGCTCGGATCTGGACCAGACCTCTCCCTCGGCCCACCGTGAGGCTCTGGCGCTCGGTGAGGCCGCGGTCATCGTCTGGGCACGCCCGGACGGCAAGGCCTCGGTGTCCATCGAGTCCGGCCGCCAGGTCGCAGTTTTCCGGGACGCCGGTACCCGTGAGGTACTCGCCGCGGTCAAGCGGTGGACCGAGCTCCGCCCGGACGGCACCGAGGGAGCCACGCGGTGGGTGGTGTACCGGCCGGACCGCATTGAGCACCTCATCGGGGACGGCGCGCAGATCACCGCGGCCACGGTGGTCCAGACCGTGGACAACCCGATCATGGCCGTCCCCGTCGTCCCGCTCACCAACGCCGACCGTCCGCTGGACATGTTCGGGGTCTCGGAGTTCTCCGACTTGGTCCCGGTGGTGGACGGGATCAACAAGCTGACCGCGGACATGATGACCGCCTCGGAGTACGGCGCGCGTCCCCGACGATGGGCCACCGGCCTGGAGCTGGCCGAGGAGCCGCGTCTGGACGACAACGGGGACCCTGTCCTGGATGAGGACGGGGAGCCCATCGTGGACGTGGTGAACCCCGTCTCCGAGACCGACCGGATGATGGTCAACGAGGCCGCAGAGGGCAAGTTCGGCCAGCTCCCCGGCGCGGATCTCACCGGGTATGACGTGGCCATGCGGTCCTTGCTCCAGCAGGCCAGCGCGGTGAGCGGCCTCCCCGGCCACTACCTCGGCCTCAACTCCACGGTCCCGGCGTCGGCCGACGCCATCCGGGCCGCGGAGGCCGCGCTCACCGCGCGCGCCGAGGCCCGCCAGGCCGTGTTCGGCCGAGCCTGGGAACAGGTCGGCCGCCTCATCCTGGCCGTGGAGAACGGCGGAGAGGTCACCGACTACTCGCCGCGCGTCCAGTGGGCCGACCCCGCCACCCGCTCGGCGGCCCAGGAGGCCGACGCCGTCGTGAAGCTCTATCAGGCAGGCGTGCTGACTCTGGAGGAGGCACGGACCCGCCTCGGGATCGACAACCCCGACCAGGGACCCACCCAGGCACCGGCCGCCGGACCGACTCCGGCAACTGAGAGCGCAAACGTGACCGAGGAGGCCGCCGCGTGA
- a CDS encoding phage major capsid protein has translation MTETTATNGALLKEQVASLLVQPLEAASVVLAAGPKIFDSSEPLRIPRVTAGASVGWVGESELIPAGDVEFDEINLMPSTLKSIKTLIRFSNELARQSVVGLDAVLRQRLVTDVANKLDDALLGGDGAANTVTGLINQTGVSTGVLDVTEPDSLLDALAVAASHEIAPTHWMISGADFYALSKIKDADGRYLITPDLTAEGKRTLFGVPVIVTNKLATGKAMLVDMSNVAVVRDLQPSVTVLSERYADYDEQAIRVVTRYDLGLLHPEAVTVLTAA, from the coding sequence ATGACTGAAACCACTGCAACCAACGGCGCACTCCTCAAGGAACAGGTCGCCAGCCTCCTGGTCCAACCTCTGGAGGCCGCCTCGGTGGTCCTGGCCGCCGGACCCAAGATCTTCGACTCCTCGGAGCCGCTGCGTATCCCGCGGGTGACCGCCGGTGCCTCGGTCGGCTGGGTCGGTGAGTCCGAGCTCATCCCCGCCGGAGACGTGGAGTTCGATGAGATCAACCTCATGCCCTCCACGCTCAAGTCGATCAAAACCCTCATCAGGTTCTCGAACGAACTGGCCCGCCAGAGCGTCGTCGGCCTGGACGCCGTTCTCCGCCAGCGCTTGGTCACCGACGTGGCCAACAAGCTGGACGACGCGCTCCTGGGTGGCGACGGCGCGGCCAACACCGTCACCGGCCTCATCAACCAGACCGGCGTCTCCACCGGCGTCCTGGACGTGACCGAGCCGGACTCGCTCCTGGACGCGCTGGCCGTCGCCGCCTCGCATGAGATCGCGCCGACCCACTGGATGATCTCCGGTGCCGACTTCTACGCCTTGAGCAAGATCAAGGACGCCGATGGCCGCTACCTCATCACGCCGGACCTCACGGCCGAGGGCAAGCGCACCCTGTTCGGCGTCCCGGTCATCGTCACCAACAAGCTGGCCACCGGCAAGGCCATGCTGGTGGACATGAGCAACGTGGCCGTGGTCCGCGACCTCCAGCCGAGCGTCACGGTCCTCTCGGAGCGTTACGCCGACTACGACGAGCAGGCCATCCGCGTGGTCACCCGCTACGATCTCGGCCTCCTGCACCCGGAGGCCGTCACGGTCCTCACCGCGGCCTGA
- a CDS encoding head-tail adaptor protein: protein MPRLLLRDSVTLKIGGGRDENDDPIPTQNVPVRAAVIPISGTEQAQRGRSTSLTTYRLVVADARIEQVTTVIWRTKTYTLEGLPMPYRVGGRHHHYEVLMSLGQG, encoded by the coding sequence ATGCCTCGGCTACTTCTCCGGGACTCGGTCACCCTCAAGATCGGTGGAGGTCGGGACGAGAATGACGACCCGATCCCGACCCAGAACGTCCCCGTCCGGGCCGCGGTCATCCCGATCTCCGGCACCGAACAGGCCCAGCGCGGCCGGTCCACGTCGCTCACCACCTACCGGCTGGTGGTGGCCGACGCGCGCATTGAGCAAGTCACCACGGTCATCTGGCGGACCAAGACCTACACCCTGGAAGGTCTGCCCATGCCGTACCGCGTCGGCGGCCGACACCATCATTACGAGGTCCTCATGTCGCTTGGCCAAGGGTGA
- a CDS encoding alpha/beta hydrolase — protein sequence MIRSPRRLVAAAVSIAAGTALLASTASPAVTSAAPGTSLVSSTSTGAQSADIVVHSASMNRNIPLSVLLPKNRDKPAGVLYLLNGAGGGEDSASWQAKTDIKKFFANKNVYVITPMQGAYTYYTDWVNADKKLGVNKWSTFLGKELPSVVDSTYKTNGKNSIAGISSSATSVLNLAIEHKGLYKSVGSYSGCASSSSDMGMMYIRMVVKSRGGADPENMWGPYEGGQWKEHDPIVNAAKLKGLSLYLSAATGVPGKYDTPAYTPDPDTLSDQIVVGGTIEAATRVCTEMLASKLADLHIPATVDRPAAGSHSWHYWQDQLHKSWPQLARSIGA from the coding sequence GTGATTCGTTCGCCTCGTCGGCTCGTCGCCGCAGCCGTGTCCATCGCTGCCGGAACGGCCCTACTCGCCTCCACCGCGTCCCCTGCCGTCACCTCGGCCGCACCGGGAACCAGCTTGGTCTCCTCCACCTCAACCGGAGCACAGAGTGCGGACATCGTGGTCCATTCCGCGTCCATGAATCGCAATATCCCGCTGTCGGTCCTGCTGCCGAAGAACCGCGACAAACCGGCGGGTGTGCTCTACCTGCTCAACGGCGCCGGAGGCGGCGAGGACTCCGCCAGCTGGCAGGCCAAGACCGACATCAAGAAGTTCTTCGCGAACAAGAACGTCTACGTCATCACGCCGATGCAGGGCGCCTACACCTATTACACGGACTGGGTGAACGCCGACAAGAAGCTCGGCGTCAACAAGTGGTCGACCTTCCTCGGCAAGGAGCTTCCGTCGGTCGTCGACTCCACGTACAAGACGAACGGCAAGAATTCGATCGCGGGCATCTCCTCGTCGGCGACGTCGGTCCTGAACCTCGCCATCGAGCACAAGGGCCTCTACAAGTCAGTCGGCTCGTACAGCGGCTGCGCGAGCTCGTCGTCGGACATGGGCATGATGTACATCCGCATGGTCGTCAAGAGCCGCGGCGGCGCCGACCCCGAGAACATGTGGGGACCGTACGAGGGCGGTCAGTGGAAGGAGCACGATCCGATCGTCAACGCCGCGAAGTTGAAGGGCCTGTCGCTCTACCTGAGTGCAGCGACCGGCGTGCCCGGAAAGTACGACACGCCAGCCTACACCCCGGACCCGGACACACTGAGTGATCAGATCGTCGTCGGCGGCACCATCGAGGCCGCCACTCGCGTCTGCACCGAGATGCTCGCATCCAAGCTCGCAGACCTCCACATCCCGGCCACCGTCGACCGGCCCGCGGCGGGCTCGCACTCCTGGCACTACTGGCAGGATCAGCTGCACAAGTCGTGGCCGCAGCTCGCGCGGAGCATCGGCGCGTAA
- a CDS encoding ABC transporter ATP-binding protein: MLALIAAATSVVIPLLLARMTDIIFSGVVGTKLAHGAGDLGDIADRLGAHAGVGIDWHSLWAVAAVVGVALVVLTSSRICGGLLVNTAVQRAIRRIRERVENKIHRLPVAALEGRRRGEVLNAMTVDVDNFSSVIGPIFVQLPVLILTILAVATMLLVISPFFALIIFATIPVTTVLAIVVLRLAKPHMERQWKTTAAITAHVEDVYSARDMIAAYDGDRQTAAEFDELNDRLQRAGQTGQTWSATLTPTLTFLNAIVFVVIAVLGALRMLEGAVTLGVLQAVVMYAQQLSSPISELTSTLPRLQSGFISFGRVRAFLGESEEDGPAVDDPVVASPGRHRMPPRIVFDDVHFGYDDKLVLMGVDLELAAGRTTALVGATGSGKTTITSLLQRFVEPSAGVITIDGEDIADMARGRVRAQLAVVTQDPWLFSGTAGENVDFGTKEGRVPDSWMIDLLLAGLPNGRDTDVSGDNDIISAGEKQLLTVARALAGDPDILILDEATSAADPRTELVIGRGLEALRHRTTTLIVTHRYSTLATADSIAVLADGRIIEHGTADELLAAGGEFARLYGVSPPE; encoded by the coding sequence GTGCTTGCACTGATCGCTGCGGCGACGTCGGTCGTCATTCCGCTGCTGCTGGCGCGGATGACCGACATCATCTTCTCGGGCGTGGTCGGCACCAAGCTGGCCCACGGTGCCGGCGACCTCGGCGACATCGCCGACCGCTTGGGCGCACACGCGGGTGTCGGAATCGACTGGCACAGCCTGTGGGCGGTCGCCGCCGTCGTGGGTGTCGCGCTCGTCGTCCTCACCTCCAGTCGGATCTGCGGCGGATTACTCGTCAACACCGCAGTTCAGCGGGCAATCCGACGCATCCGCGAGAGAGTCGAGAACAAGATCCACCGGCTTCCCGTCGCGGCGCTCGAAGGGCGGCGCCGCGGCGAGGTGCTGAACGCGATGACCGTCGACGTCGACAACTTCTCGTCGGTGATCGGCCCGATCTTCGTCCAGTTGCCCGTTCTGATCCTGACGATCCTCGCTGTCGCGACCATGCTGCTCGTCATCTCGCCGTTCTTCGCGCTCATCATCTTTGCGACGATCCCCGTCACCACGGTCCTCGCGATCGTCGTGCTGCGCCTCGCGAAACCTCACATGGAGCGGCAGTGGAAGACGACCGCCGCGATCACGGCGCATGTCGAGGACGTCTACAGCGCCCGCGACATGATCGCCGCCTACGACGGCGATCGGCAGACGGCCGCCGAGTTCGACGAGTTGAACGACCGCTTGCAACGTGCCGGTCAGACCGGACAGACGTGGAGCGCCACACTGACGCCGACCCTCACGTTTCTCAATGCGATCGTGTTCGTAGTCATCGCAGTGCTCGGTGCCCTCCGAATGCTCGAGGGCGCGGTCACGCTCGGCGTCCTGCAGGCGGTCGTCATGTACGCACAGCAGTTGTCGTCCCCGATCTCCGAGCTGACCAGCACTCTCCCCCGACTCCAGTCCGGGTTCATCTCGTTCGGGCGCGTCCGTGCATTCCTCGGCGAGTCTGAGGAGGACGGACCCGCGGTCGACGACCCCGTGGTGGCATCACCCGGGCGCCACCGCATGCCTCCGCGCATCGTCTTCGACGACGTGCACTTCGGGTACGACGACAAGCTCGTCTTGATGGGCGTCGACCTGGAGTTGGCCGCCGGGCGCACCACCGCGCTGGTCGGTGCGACGGGCTCCGGCAAGACCACGATCACCAGCCTGCTGCAGCGATTCGTCGAGCCGTCGGCCGGTGTCATCACGATCGACGGCGAAGACATCGCCGACATGGCCCGGGGCCGGGTGCGCGCGCAGCTCGCCGTCGTGACCCAGGACCCGTGGCTGTTCAGCGGGACCGCGGGAGAGAACGTCGACTTCGGCACCAAGGAGGGGCGGGTCCCAGACAGCTGGATGATCGACCTGCTCTTAGCCGGACTCCCGAACGGCCGCGACACCGACGTCTCCGGCGACAACGACATCATCAGCGCCGGCGAGAAGCAGTTGCTGACTGTGGCACGCGCCCTCGCCGGTGATCCGGACATCCTCATTCTCGACGAGGCCACCAGCGCCGCCGACCCCCGCACAGAGCTGGTCATCGGCCGCGGCTTGGAAGCGCTCCGGCATCGCACGACGACCCTGATCGTGACGCACCGCTACTCCACTCTCGCGACCGCCGACAGCATCGCCGTGCTCGCGGACGGCCGGATCATCGAGCACGGAACTGCCGACGAACTACTCGCCGCCGGCGGTGAGTTCGCGCGGCTGTACGGGGTGTCTCCCCCGGAATAG
- a CDS encoding ABC transporter ATP-binding protein: MKHPADRRPKSRSLRRLGGIALRGRVKLLVGVVVAQVVAMAASLAQPTLNAAIVDNGVIAGDIPYIERMGSVMLGVAIGGLVASLAAIALGSALSTRAAADLRSRVYRRATDFSTAAYQELGTPTMLTRTSLDTGVVTQAIFLTTSVAVTAPIITVGAVILSLQVSVDLAPVIVVTAIVLGIGVGVFVNFVTPLVSKLQIAVDTVNRVLREQLGGTRIIRAFRREHTASARFDDANRDLTDVARRVGAIQLMLLPGVLLISNVAIVATSLFGARLIEDGQLTIGGLTAFTGYLSQIVVGITLFITLAAVFPRARVSADRLNEVLEKPSGLPDEGRLARAGRLPLSFRDVSVQYPGAEHPAVAFATFHCRAGSMSAIIGSTSSGKSSLISLVPRLLDPSSGTVDVGALSTRDWPLADLRAAVAHVGQGRALVAGTVASNLRLGASEADDAALWRALEATQVAETVVDRGGLDAEVAQGGANFSGGQRQRLAIARALVRNPRVLCLDAAFSAMDRSTADAVLRGVRETLPDATILIADQQIENVRSAERIAVLDGRTIVDIGTHEQLVQRCAVYREFADAQAPTASTPAGTR, encoded by the coding sequence GTGAAGCACCCTGCCGACCGCCGGCCGAAGAGCCGCTCGCTGCGTCGACTGGGCGGTATCGCACTCCGCGGTCGCGTGAAGCTGCTCGTCGGCGTGGTGGTCGCCCAGGTGGTCGCGATGGCGGCCAGTCTCGCGCAGCCGACGCTCAACGCAGCGATCGTCGACAACGGCGTCATCGCCGGCGACATCCCGTACATCGAGCGGATGGGATCGGTGATGCTCGGTGTCGCGATCGGCGGCCTGGTGGCCTCGCTCGCGGCGATCGCCCTGGGCTCGGCGCTGTCCACACGCGCCGCCGCAGACCTCCGCAGTCGCGTGTACCGGCGTGCCACCGACTTCTCCACCGCCGCCTACCAGGAGCTCGGCACCCCGACGATGCTGACCCGGACGTCCCTCGACACGGGTGTCGTCACCCAGGCCATCTTCCTGACCACCAGCGTCGCGGTCACGGCGCCGATCATCACCGTCGGTGCCGTCATCCTGTCCCTGCAGGTCTCCGTCGACCTGGCTCCGGTGATCGTGGTCACGGCGATCGTGCTCGGGATCGGTGTCGGCGTCTTCGTGAACTTCGTCACTCCCCTCGTGTCGAAGCTGCAGATCGCCGTCGACACCGTGAACCGCGTCTTGCGCGAGCAACTCGGCGGAACCCGGATCATCCGCGCCTTCCGACGGGAGCACACTGCGAGCGCGCGATTCGACGACGCCAACCGCGACCTCACCGACGTCGCCCGAAGGGTGGGCGCGATCCAGTTGATGCTGCTGCCCGGCGTCCTCTTGATCTCCAACGTGGCGATCGTCGCGACCAGCCTGTTCGGTGCCCGTCTCATCGAGGACGGGCAGCTCACGATCGGCGGGCTGACGGCGTTCACCGGGTACCTCAGCCAGATCGTCGTCGGCATCACCCTCTTCATCACCCTGGCCGCGGTCTTCCCGCGGGCCCGGGTCAGCGCCGACCGCCTCAACGAGGTCCTCGAGAAGCCGTCGGGCCTCCCCGACGAGGGGCGCCTGGCCCGCGCCGGACGCCTGCCACTCTCGTTCCGGGACGTGTCCGTGCAGTACCCGGGCGCCGAGCATCCGGCAGTCGCTTTCGCGACGTTCCACTGTCGTGCGGGATCGATGTCGGCGATCATCGGCAGCACCTCGAGCGGCAAGTCGTCCCTCATCTCCCTGGTCCCGCGACTCCTGGACCCGTCGTCCGGGACGGTCGACGTGGGCGCGCTGTCGACGCGAGACTGGCCGCTCGCCGACTTGCGCGCGGCCGTCGCACACGTCGGGCAGGGTCGCGCGTTGGTCGCGGGCACCGTCGCCTCGAATCTGCGACTCGGTGCCTCTGAGGCGGACGACGCCGCATTGTGGCGAGCACTCGAAGCGACGCAGGTGGCAGAGACCGTGGTCGACCGCGGCGGGCTCGACGCGGAGGTCGCTCAGGGGGGAGCCAACTTCTCCGGCGGTCAGCGGCAGCGTCTCGCCATCGCACGGGCTCTGGTCCGCAATCCGCGTGTCCTCTGCCTGGACGCGGCCTTCTCGGCGATGGACCGGAGCACCGCCGACGCGGTGCTCCGCGGTGTCCGCGAGACACTTCCCGACGCGACCATTCTGATCGCCGACCAGCAGATCGAGAACGTTCGGTCCGCTGAACGGATCGCCGTTCTGGACGGTCGGACCATCGTCGACATCGGCACGCACGAACAGCTGGTGCAGCGCTGCGCCGTGTACCGCGAGTTCGCCGACGCCCAGGCTCCGACCGCGTCGACCCCGGCTGGTACGCGATGA
- a CDS encoding glycosyltransferase 87 family protein: protein MKISGATTRSVTWSMVVLAAVGALLIVAWQIWVVPINHPVYGLFNMNIDTRVYRGGAIAVWDGHPLYNLPVYKVWQFTYTPFAAIILVPLAWMPEHTAQFVWNIGNVMCLLALVGVSLRSLRFRIDGRFIAFTVLFAITVIGLEPVHTTFWNGQINLVLALMVIGDQMRRSERLRGIGIGLAAGIKLTPIFFTAYLIITKQWRAAVTAVTVFIGTILIGLFVLRTEAWNFWTTTLTETGRIGPLDHPANQSLNGFFARLVPMGLGHTPSWLWIPTGLVVGLLGLWAAFAAHKAGQELLALTITGMTSCAVSPFSWGHHWVWVVPLLLIAVTYCVERTDRRRPLTWLWWAAPVAVIGLTFTWWHRVVTVTPSGHERLRFTFGVFRFIRAPEGPEWELPFRLIGSGAYILLLLLVIAVTLWVCDGWRAIRFNANSTPSTPVTEVQ from the coding sequence GTGAAGATCAGCGGAGCGACGACGCGCTCGGTGACATGGTCGATGGTGGTTCTCGCGGCAGTGGGTGCTCTCCTGATCGTGGCGTGGCAGATCTGGGTGGTTCCGATCAACCATCCGGTCTACGGCTTGTTCAACATGAACATCGACACCCGCGTGTACCGCGGCGGTGCGATCGCCGTGTGGGACGGCCATCCCCTCTACAACCTGCCGGTGTACAAGGTGTGGCAGTTCACCTACACGCCCTTCGCCGCGATCATCCTTGTACCGCTCGCATGGATGCCCGAGCACACCGCGCAGTTCGTCTGGAACATCGGCAACGTCATGTGCCTGCTGGCCCTGGTCGGGGTGTCGCTGCGTTCGCTGCGATTCCGGATCGACGGTCGGTTCATCGCCTTCACCGTTCTGTTCGCGATCACGGTGATCGGCCTGGAACCGGTCCACACCACCTTCTGGAACGGGCAGATCAACCTGGTCCTGGCGCTGATGGTGATCGGCGACCAGATGCGGCGCAGTGAACGGCTGCGCGGCATCGGCATCGGCCTCGCTGCCGGAATCAAGCTCACACCGATCTTCTTCACCGCGTACCTCATCATCACGAAGCAGTGGCGCGCTGCGGTCACCGCCGTCACCGTCTTCATCGGAACGATCCTGATCGGTCTCTTCGTGCTCCGCACCGAGGCCTGGAACTTCTGGACGACGACCCTCACCGAGACCGGTCGGATCGGCCCGCTCGACCACCCCGCCAACCAGTCGCTGAACGGGTTCTTCGCACGCCTGGTCCCGATGGGGTTGGGGCACACACCGAGTTGGTTGTGGATCCCGACAGGCCTCGTCGTGGGCCTGCTCGGGCTGTGGGCGGCCTTCGCCGCGCACAAGGCGGGGCAGGAGCTCCTCGCCCTCACGATCACCGGCATGACCTCGTGCGCGGTGTCGCCGTTCTCGTGGGGACACCACTGGGTGTGGGTGGTGCCGCTGCTGCTGATCGCCGTGACGTACTGCGTCGAGCGGACCGACCGTCGTCGTCCGCTCACGTGGCTCTGGTGGGCGGCTCCGGTCGCCGTCATCGGGTTGACGTTCACCTGGTGGCATCGCGTCGTGACCGTGACGCCGAGCGGACACGAACGCCTCCGATTCACCTTCGGGGTGTTCCGGTTCATCCGGGCGCCGGAGGGCCCGGAGTGGGAACTGCCGTTCCGCTTGATCGGCAGCGGCGCCTACATCCTTCTCCTTCTGTTGGTGATCGCCGTGACGCTGTGGGTGTGCGACGGATGGCGCGCGATACGATTCAACGCGAACAGCACTCCGTCCACACCGGTGACCGAAGTGCAGTGA